TTCTATCGCGCGCATCCGGAGCGGGTGCGCGCGCTGCTGATCATCGATACCGGACCGGGCTTCAAGAAGGACGATGCCCGCGATGCCTGGAACAGGCGCGCCCACGAAACCGGCGACCGTTTCGAGCGCGAAGGCCTCGACGTGCTGAAATCGTTCAGCCGCGAACGCGCCGATGCGAGCCATCGCGACGCGTCGGGGCTGGCACGCGCCGCGCGCGGCATGCTGACCCAGCGCGACGCCCGCGTGATCGAATCGCTCCCTGACATCAGGGTTCCTTCGCTGGTCGTGGTCGGCGCCGACGACACGCCGTTCCTCGCAGCCTCCGACTACATGGCGGCGAAGATTCCCGGCGCCAGGAAGGTGGTGATCCCGGCCGCCGGCCACGCCGTCAACATCGACCAGCCGCAGGCGTTCATCGAAGCCGTATTGCCGTTCCTCGACAGCCTCGAGGCCAAGGCGGCGCGAGAGGTCGCGTCATGAGGATAATTGTCGCGGCGGCATTGTCGATCGTTGCCGTGCTGGGCGGAACGGCCGTTCCCGCAATGGCGCAGACCCTGCCGCCGACAGGCGGTCCCTACGCGCCGCCCTTTACCGCGACATTGTCGAACAATACGCCGCTGGTGTTCGGCATGGACGCCGAGGATGCGGCGCGGGCTCTCGGCGTCCCGCTCAATTACATCAAGGGCCGGCCGGGTAACGAAATCTACCTGGCGTTCCGCGACTTCGGCGGCAGCGGCTTGTTCCCACACCGCCACCGGCTCTATCTGCAATTCCGTGGCGGCCGGCTGGCCGGCTGGAAGGGCGACTGGGGCCGCAACTGGATGTGGCAATAGCGGACCGGCCGGAGATCTCCCTCCTCTCCTCGCACACCCGCCAACAAGATCAACCCGCAACAAAGGGATGCCCCGTGGGACAAGACATCGAGCTGACGGCTTCGGACCATTTTCAACTCGGCGGCTATCGCGCCGACCCCGCCGGCGCGCCCAAGGCGGCCGTGGTGGTGATCCAGGAGATCTTTGGCGTCAATCACCACATCCGCGCGGTCTGCGACCGTCTCGCGGCCGAGGGCTATGTCGCCATCGCGCCGTCGATCTTCGACCGCACCGAGCGCAATTTCCAGTGCGGCTATTCGCCCGATGAGATTGCGAACGCGCGAAAATTCATCGCCAATCCCGACTGGGCGTCGATGCTGCGCGACACCCAGGCCGCCATCGACGCCGTCAGGAATGTCGGCCCGGTCGGCATCGTCGGCTTCTGCCTCGGCGGCAGCATCGCCTATGCCGCCGCCACCAAGCTGTCAGGCCTGTCGGCGGCGATCGGCTATTATGGCGGCGCCATCGTCCGCTTCGCCGACGACAAGCCTGACGTGCCGACGCAATTGCACTTCGGCGAGAAGGACGCCGGCATCCCCCTCAGCGATGTCGAGACCATCAGGGCCAAGCGGCCCGACGTCGATATCCATGTCTATCCGGGCGCACAGCACGGCTTTCATTGCGACGAGCGGGCAAGCTACGACAAGACCAGCGCCGATATCGCCTGGCCGCGCAGCATGGCGTTCCTCGGTAAGCATTTGCGCTAGTCGTCATTGCCGGGCTTGACCCGGCAATCCATCCTCTTCGAAATGAGTTTGG
The genomic region above belongs to Bradyrhizobium sediminis and contains:
- a CDS encoding alpha/beta fold hydrolase; amino-acid sequence: MPKLRRDGVEIHYEVHGSGPTLLLTHGYSSTGEMWQGQIEALSKNHRLVLWDMRGHGRSGYPDDQSAYSEAATVADMAALLDEVGASSAIVGGLSLGGYMSLAFYRAHPERVRALLIIDTGPGFKKDDARDAWNRRAHETGDRFEREGLDVLKSFSRERADASHRDASGLARAARGMLTQRDARVIESLPDIRVPSLVVVGADDTPFLAASDYMAAKIPGARKVVIPAAGHAVNIDQPQAFIEAVLPFLDSLEAKAAREVAS
- a CDS encoding dienelactone hydrolase family protein, producing the protein MGQDIELTASDHFQLGGYRADPAGAPKAAVVVIQEIFGVNHHIRAVCDRLAAEGYVAIAPSIFDRTERNFQCGYSPDEIANARKFIANPDWASMLRDTQAAIDAVRNVGPVGIVGFCLGGSIAYAAATKLSGLSAAIGYYGGAIVRFADDKPDVPTQLHFGEKDAGIPLSDVETIRAKRPDVDIHVYPGAQHGFHCDERASYDKTSADIAWPRSMAFLGKHLR